From one Chitinivibrionales bacterium genomic stretch:
- a CDS encoding protein kinase: MNSNKKNNQNTNDKLMPDQKPERYIGQKSSLSIAGINKTIRLDPYEAPSSIHENSSEKTSQSVESLHIPENIPQSLKSLRYEIIREIDKGGMSKIFEARDQDLNRTIALKKLIDDSDPRWRRRLIEEAQIAGQLEHPNIVPVHELGISRDGSLFLTMKMIKGTSLKDVFEQLRNVRKGEKSPWKRGKLLSIFISICNAIAFAHHRGVIHRDLKPSNIMLGDFGEVLVMDWGLAKVIGKYKARRKKSNPAPEYAQTRQSDTRYDLADKKYVRHFENLRAQGVSDDETIHGSVLGTPAYVSPEQARGEIDNIDEQSDIYSLGAILYEMVTLRRPVEKDDVREMLLDISCGVLIPPDQRAPERSIPRELIAIINKALAPRKEYRYADVLHLQKDVQLFLDNKKVSVKHDSIWETAVKTVKRNRKTSIVSGIAAGALFTVITISIIINKQAHRLTEEAFNGFTKEHQAREAMVRKDLQERSPVWKLILNEDFSDSGWKDEFDIIYGRYISRNGKVSFQTLDPDYERRDGVLLLRNGTPQVLAVRQSMKGNIALEFDCRLVSEHVNSIGCFFDGVRQNNPKNVAYSGYRIEYGGYDNSKNFITRGGQIIWEEFDSPLINDHWYHVRAERIGKRIKLFVDGDLVIDVIDSSQIYGAYQGTVGLFNYGSHVVFDNVRVYRMGPAIRENLLDVANRYVHENDYGTAKKIYTDIIQSNIDPKRLHAARKGLVRIEKIINLRKKLPHIIRKLNNELVDESPMVNIVNNGLSLDISGKVGLLSLEPLRGLPFVQLTLTECMRIESLEPLRGMQLEELNLSYTGSYKNLEPIADAPVNKLVMNYSSVEDCRPVGRLPVTHLELCFSDCSTWNFLSRLDLEILRISWADLGNLELLRSMPLRKLTASHCNIENIGVLKQMPLEECHLAGNPVSDLTPLADKPLRVLDISETAVSDLSPVKKMPLKKLRCAKTPLRRINALKNIEDLRYLDISFTGISAIRSLEDLPLRELHMDFCPIYNFEPLKNMPLKIVGCEGIPLSRKNIAILKNLPLKELSLSLLDPASSALIDSVEGIGYINEHRRAYVKKLLPALQDTSKVFTRNNSPLYASGKVKGDTRYLAIPVRMTWEEALAFCRKHGGTLASAASNLEVYRLSNYLKNVCKAGTRYHLGLRTVPNTHELQNAEGKTCTYERWASKNVRKRTMENHQSVTLTSRARLYDFRWEPGDKFERAYFIIEW, from the coding sequence ATGAATTCAAATAAGAAAAATAACCAAAACACAAACGACAAATTAATGCCGGATCAGAAGCCTGAGCGTTATATTGGGCAAAAAAGCAGTCTTTCTATTGCCGGTATAAATAAAACGATTCGCCTCGATCCCTATGAGGCACCTTCATCCATTCATGAAAATTCTTCGGAAAAAACCTCCCAGTCTGTTGAATCACTTCATATTCCGGAAAATATCCCGCAAAGCTTAAAATCGCTTCGCTATGAAATTATCCGGGAAATCGACAAAGGAGGGATGAGCAAAATATTTGAGGCCCGGGACCAGGATTTAAATCGAACCATTGCACTCAAGAAGCTTATTGATGATTCCGATCCCAGGTGGCGAAGGCGGCTTATTGAAGAGGCGCAGATTGCCGGGCAGCTCGAACATCCGAACATTGTACCTGTCCACGAGTTGGGAATCAGTCGTGACGGCTCTCTTTTTCTCACCATGAAAATGATTAAAGGGACAAGCCTCAAGGATGTTTTTGAACAGCTTCGGAATGTTCGAAAAGGTGAAAAGTCGCCCTGGAAGCGGGGGAAGCTGCTCAGCATCTTTATCAGCATCTGCAATGCAATTGCTTTTGCCCATCACCGGGGCGTCATTCATCGCGATCTGAAACCCTCGAATATAATGCTTGGTGATTTCGGCGAAGTGCTTGTGATGGACTGGGGGCTGGCCAAGGTCATAGGAAAGTACAAGGCCCGAAGAAAAAAAAGCAACCCGGCGCCGGAGTACGCCCAGACCCGTCAAAGTGATACCCGGTATGATCTTGCCGACAAGAAATATGTTCGTCATTTTGAAAACCTTCGGGCGCAGGGGGTATCTGATGATGAAACGATTCATGGGAGTGTCCTGGGGACCCCGGCCTATGTCTCTCCCGAACAGGCGCGGGGTGAGATAGATAATATCGATGAGCAGAGCGATATCTATTCTCTGGGCGCTATTCTGTATGAAATGGTTACACTACGGCGGCCGGTTGAAAAAGATGATGTCCGGGAGATGCTTCTGGATATAAGTTGCGGTGTATTAATTCCTCCCGATCAGCGGGCGCCGGAGCGCAGTATCCCGCGGGAGCTGATAGCAATCATTAATAAAGCGCTCGCGCCGAGAAAAGAGTACCGCTATGCCGATGTCCTTCATCTGCAGAAGGATGTTCAATTGTTTCTGGATAATAAAAAGGTAAGTGTGAAGCACGACAGTATCTGGGAAACTGCAGTCAAAACGGTCAAACGGAACCGCAAAACGAGCATTGTGTCCGGTATTGCGGCAGGCGCACTTTTTACTGTTATTACAATTTCAATTATAATAAACAAACAGGCGCATCGCCTTACGGAAGAAGCTTTTAACGGTTTTACAAAAGAGCACCAGGCGCGTGAGGCAATGGTCCGTAAAGACCTGCAGGAACGATCCCCGGTGTGGAAACTGATTTTGAATGAAGATTTTTCGGACAGCGGCTGGAAAGATGAATTCGATATTATTTACGGAAGATATATAAGCCGCAACGGGAAAGTTTCCTTTCAAACGCTCGATCCGGATTATGAGCGTCGGGATGGAGTTTTATTGCTTCGTAACGGTACTCCTCAGGTGCTGGCTGTCAGACAATCGATGAAAGGAAATATCGCCCTGGAATTCGATTGTCGCCTGGTATCCGAACATGTTAATTCAATCGGGTGCTTTTTTGACGGTGTCCGGCAGAATAATCCGAAAAATGTCGCCTACTCGGGTTACCGAATCGAATATGGAGGATATGACAACAGTAAAAATTTCATTACCCGTGGAGGACAGATAATCTGGGAGGAATTCGACTCTCCGCTGATTAATGACCATTGGTATCATGTCAGAGCCGAACGAATCGGAAAACGTATCAAACTGTTTGTTGATGGTGATCTGGTTATTGATGTTATCGACAGCAGTCAGATTTACGGCGCCTATCAGGGAACTGTCGGTCTTTTCAATTATGGCTCTCATGTGGTGTTTGATAATGTCCGGGTTTACAGGATGGGGCCTGCGATCAGAGAAAACCTTCTGGATGTAGCCAATAGGTATGTGCATGAAAATGACTATGGGACCGCAAAAAAAATCTATACCGATATTATTCAGTCAAATATCGACCCGAAACGGTTACATGCTGCAAGAAAAGGGCTGGTGCGTATTGAAAAAATAATCAACTTACGAAAAAAACTTCCCCATATAATTCGCAAACTTAACAATGAGCTGGTTGATGAATCCCCAATGGTGAATATCGTTAATAATGGTCTTTCACTGGATATATCGGGTAAAGTCGGTTTGTTGTCGCTCGAACCTTTACGGGGTCTGCCCTTTGTACAGCTTACCCTTACCGAGTGCATGCGTATTGAAAGTCTCGAACCGCTTCGGGGAATGCAACTGGAGGAACTCAATTTATCGTATACCGGTTCATATAAAAATCTCGAACCGATTGCAGACGCACCGGTAAACAAGCTTGTAATGAATTATTCATCGGTGGAGGATTGCCGGCCGGTCGGACGCCTTCCGGTTACTCATCTGGAACTCTGTTTTTCGGATTGCAGCACATGGAATTTTCTATCCCGCCTTGATCTGGAAATATTGCGTATTAGCTGGGCTGATCTGGGCAATCTCGAATTGTTGCGTTCGATGCCATTGCGAAAGCTAACGGCATCTCACTGCAACATTGAAAATATCGGGGTATTAAAACAGATGCCTCTGGAGGAGTGCCACCTTGCGGGCAACCCAGTTTCCGATTTAACTCCTCTGGCCGATAAGCCACTGAGGGTGCTCGATATAAGTGAGACCGCCGTATCCGATCTTTCGCCGGTAAAAAAAATGCCTCTGAAAAAACTCAGATGCGCAAAAACTCCATTGAGAAGAATTAATGCATTAAAAAATATTGAGGATCTCAGATATCTTGATATTTCATTTACCGGCATTTCCGCTATACGATCCCTGGAAGATCTTCCCCTCAGAGAGCTTCACATGGATTTCTGTCCTATATACAATTTTGAACCTCTGAAAAACATGCCGCTGAAAATCGTCGGGTGCGAAGGAATTCCACTTTCCCGGAAGAATATCGCTATCTTGAAAAACCTGCCCCTTAAAGAATTATCACTCTCACTCCTGGATCCTGCTTCATCTGCCCTAATCGATTCTGTGGAAGGGATCGGTTATATAAACGAACATCGCCGAGCATACGTAAAAAAATTACTCCCTGCACTACAGGATACATCAAAAGTATTTACCCGGAACAATTCTCCGCTCTATGCATCAGGTAAGGTAAAGGGCGATACGCGTTATTTGGCTATTCCTGTAAGAATGACCTGGGAGGAGGCCCTCGCGTTTTGCAGGAAACACGGTGGCACATTGGCCTCGGCGGCATCAAATCTCGAAGTCTACAGGCTCAGTAATTATCTTAAAAATGTCTGTAAAGCAGGTACCCGCTATCATCTGGGGCTGCGAACAGTCCCGAACACTCATGAACTGCAAAATGCCGAGGGTAAAACCTGTACCTACGAGCGATGGGCGAGCAAAAATGTCCGGAAAAGAACCATGGAGAACCACCAGTCGGTTACCCTGACTTCCAGGGCTCGGCTGTATGATTTCCGGTGGGAACCGGGGGATAAATTCGAACGAGCGTATTTCATAATCGAATGGTGA